A part of Streptomyces sp. NBC_01210 genomic DNA contains:
- a CDS encoding glycerol-3-phosphate dehydrogenase/oxidase — protein sequence MTTLQSVPALGTHPASGSLPSRAETREQLSKATYDLLVIGGGILGISTAWHAAQSGLRVALVDAGDFAGATSSASSKLLHGGLRYLQTGAVKLVAENHFERRAVSRQVAPHLANPLTFYLPVYKGGPHGAAKLGAGVFAYSALSAFGDGVGHVISANKAQRDVPELRTEGLKAVAVYGDDQMNDSRMALMTVRAAVESGATVLNHAEVTGLRFTKGRVTGAELKDRLDGTEFGVTARLVLNATGPWVDHLRRMENPDAAPSIRLSKGAHLVLKRTSPWKAALATPIDKYRITFALPWEDMLLLGTTDEVYEGDPADVAVNEKDTAQILDEAAFSIRDQQLSRDLITYSFAGLRVLPGGPGDTSKAKRETVVTEGRGGMLSVAGGKWTTFRHIGRTVMNKLAALPGQPLAEDMEPIAHLPKKLPLPGIANPNAVAHRLLVDGGTPGPRMAADTARHLATHYGSLSFDIARLANENPALAERIHPDAPEIWAQVVYARDHEWAETADDVLRRRTTLTIRGLATDEIRGKVDKLLIDKA from the coding sequence ATGACCACCCTGCAGAGCGTCCCTGCCCTGGGGACGCACCCGGCCTCCGGCTCCCTTCCGAGCCGCGCCGAGACTCGGGAGCAGCTTTCCAAGGCGACGTACGACCTCCTGGTGATCGGCGGCGGCATCCTGGGCATCTCCACCGCCTGGCATGCGGCGCAGTCCGGGCTGCGGGTGGCTCTGGTGGACGCCGGCGACTTCGCCGGCGCCACCTCCTCCGCCTCCTCCAAGCTTCTCCACGGCGGTCTGCGCTATCTGCAGACCGGCGCGGTGAAGCTGGTCGCGGAGAACCACTTCGAGCGGCGCGCGGTCTCCCGTCAGGTGGCCCCGCACCTGGCCAACCCGCTCACCTTCTATCTGCCGGTCTACAAGGGCGGACCGCACGGCGCGGCGAAGCTCGGCGCGGGCGTCTTCGCCTACTCCGCGCTCTCGGCGTTCGGTGACGGCGTCGGCCATGTGATCAGCGCGAACAAGGCGCAGCGTGATGTTCCCGAGCTGCGCACGGAGGGCCTGAAGGCCGTTGCCGTGTACGGCGACGACCAGATGAACGACTCCCGGATGGCGCTGATGACGGTGCGTGCGGCCGTCGAGTCGGGCGCCACCGTTCTCAACCACGCCGAGGTCACCGGGCTGCGCTTCACCAAGGGCCGGGTCACGGGCGCGGAGCTCAAGGACCGTCTGGACGGTACCGAGTTCGGTGTCACGGCCCGTCTGGTGCTCAACGCCACCGGTCCGTGGGTCGACCACCTGCGCCGGATGGAGAACCCGGACGCGGCTCCGTCCATCCGTCTCTCCAAGGGCGCGCACCTGGTGCTCAAGCGGACCTCGCCGTGGAAGGCCGCGCTGGCGACCCCGATCGACAAGTACCGCATCACCTTCGCCCTCCCCTGGGAGGACATGCTGCTGCTCGGTACGACGGACGAGGTGTACGAGGGCGACCCGGCGGATGTCGCGGTCAACGAGAAGGACACCGCGCAGATCCTGGACGAGGCCGCGTTCTCCATCCGGGACCAGCAGCTGTCGCGCGATCTGATCACTTACTCCTTCGCGGGCCTGCGGGTGCTGCCGGGCGGTCCCGGCGACACCTCGAAGGCAAAGCGCGAGACGGTCGTCACCGAAGGCCGCGGCGGCATGCTGTCGGTGGCCGGCGGCAAGTGGACGACCTTCCGCCACATCGGCCGTACGGTGATGAACAAGCTGGCCGCCCTGCCCGGGCAGCCGCTGGCCGAGGACATGGAGCCGATCGCGCATCTGCCGAAGAAGCTCCCGCTGCCCGGGATAGCCAACCCGAACGCGGTCGCCCACCGGCTGCTCGTCGACGGCGGCACACCGGGCCCGCGGATGGCGGCCGACACGGCCCGTCACCTCGCCACCCACTACGGTTCGCTGTCCTTCGACATCGCACGCCTGGCCAACGAGAACCCGGCGCTCGCCGAGCGCATCCACCCGGACGCGCCGGAGATCTGGGCGCAGGTCGTGTACGCGCGTGACCACGAGTGGGCCGAGACGGCGGACGATGTGCTGCGTCGCCGTACGACGCTGACGATCCGCGGTCTGGCGACGGACGAGATCCGCGGGAAGGTCGACAAGCTGCTGATCGACAAGGCGTAA
- a CDS encoding sugar ABC transporter substrate-binding protein encodes MRVRTTSAVACTALLAVTALAGCNRDSGTGSGGGKVGIDLPRSDSDFWNSYQQYMEKGVKDGEVDALSLTNSQNDIGKLVANVQTFTDQGAKAVVMAPQDTGAIAESLQSLQEKKIPVVSVDTRPDKGKVYMVVRADNRAYGEKACKYLGEQLKGKGKAVEFQGDLSSINGRDRSEAFKSCMAKDFPGIKVFELATDWKGDVASAKLQSTLAAHPDINGIYMQAGGVFLQPTLALLEQKKLLKAPGTPGHITIISNDGIPEELDAIKAGRIDATVSQPADLYAKYALYWAKQALDGKTPKEGPTDHESTIIKIPNGFEDQLPAPLVTKENVDDPKLWANQLEKKS; translated from the coding sequence ATGAGAGTGCGTACGACAAGTGCCGTGGCCTGCACAGCACTTCTGGCCGTGACGGCCCTCGCGGGCTGCAACCGTGACTCGGGCACCGGGTCCGGCGGGGGCAAGGTGGGCATCGATCTGCCGCGCAGCGACAGCGACTTCTGGAACTCCTACCAGCAGTACATGGAGAAGGGCGTCAAGGACGGCGAGGTCGACGCGCTGTCCCTGACCAACTCCCAGAACGACATCGGAAAGCTGGTCGCCAACGTCCAGACCTTCACCGACCAGGGCGCCAAGGCCGTCGTCATGGCCCCGCAGGACACCGGCGCGATAGCCGAGTCGCTGCAGAGCCTTCAGGAGAAGAAGATCCCGGTCGTCAGCGTCGACACCCGGCCCGACAAGGGCAAGGTGTACATGGTGGTCCGGGCCGACAACCGCGCGTACGGCGAGAAGGCCTGCAAGTACCTCGGCGAGCAGCTGAAGGGCAAGGGCAAGGCCGTGGAGTTCCAGGGCGACCTGTCCTCCATCAACGGCCGGGACCGCTCGGAGGCCTTCAAGTCCTGTATGGCCAAGGACTTCCCCGGCATCAAGGTCTTCGAGCTCGCCACCGACTGGAAGGGCGATGTCGCGTCCGCCAAGCTCCAGTCCACGCTCGCCGCGCACCCCGACATCAACGGCATCTATATGCAGGCCGGCGGTGTGTTCCTGCAGCCCACACTCGCGCTGCTCGAGCAGAAGAAGCTGCTGAAGGCCCCCGGCACCCCGGGCCACATCACGATCATCTCCAACGACGGCATCCCGGAGGAGCTCGACGCCATCAAGGCCGGGAGGATCGACGCCACGGTCTCCCAGCCCGCCGATCTGTACGCCAAGTACGCGCTGTACTGGGCCAAGCAGGCGCTGGACGGAAAGACCCCCAAGGAGGGTCCGACCGACCATGAGTCCACGATCATCAAGATCCCGAACGGGTTCGAGGACCAGCTGCCCGCGCCACTGGTGACCAAGGAGAACGTCGACGACCCGAAGCTGTGGGCCAACCAGCTGGAGAAGAAGAGCTAG
- a CDS encoding SDR family NAD(P)-dependent oxidoreductase, which produces MSGARDFEGLSALVTGGASGIGAAVATLLLSRGAQVAVLDRETAGAPDGVLALKADVTDDAAVRTAVDRAAAEFGALHTVVSNAGIGAIGTVADNADEEWQRVLDINVLGMVRVARHALPHLRRAAADRPGHVSITQTCSIAATAGLPQRALYSASKGAVLSLTLAMAADHVREGIRVNCVNPGTADTPWIGRLLDRAADPAAERAALEARQPTGRLVAADEVAAAIVYLAGPAAAAVTGTALAVDGGMQGLRLRPPNQAP; this is translated from the coding sequence ATGAGCGGAGCAAGGGACTTCGAGGGACTGTCCGCGCTGGTGACCGGTGGTGCCTCGGGCATCGGCGCCGCCGTCGCGACACTGTTGCTCAGCCGCGGCGCCCAGGTCGCCGTACTCGACCGCGAGACGGCGGGAGCGCCGGACGGCGTCCTCGCCCTCAAGGCCGATGTCACCGACGACGCCGCGGTCCGCACGGCCGTCGACAGGGCCGCGGCGGAGTTCGGCGCCCTGCACACCGTCGTCTCCAACGCCGGTATCGGCGCCATCGGCACCGTCGCCGACAACGCCGACGAGGAATGGCAGCGCGTCCTCGACATCAATGTGCTCGGCATGGTGCGGGTAGCCCGTCACGCCCTGCCGCATCTGCGCCGCGCCGCCGCGGACCGCCCCGGCCATGTCTCCATCACCCAGACCTGTTCCATCGCAGCCACCGCAGGACTGCCCCAGCGCGCCCTGTACAGCGCCAGCAAGGGCGCGGTCCTCTCACTCACCCTCGCCATGGCCGCCGACCATGTCCGCGAAGGCATCCGCGTCAACTGCGTCAACCCCGGCACCGCCGACACCCCGTGGATCGGCCGTCTGCTCGACCGGGCCGCCGACCCCGCGGCCGAACGTGCCGCCCTCGAGGCCCGCCAGCCCACCGGACGGCTGGTCGCGGCGGACGAGGTCGCCGCCGCCATCGTTTATCTCGCCGGCCCCGCCGCGGCCGCCGTCACAGGCACGGCACTCGCCGTCGACGGCGGAATGCAGGGCCTGCGTCTGCGTCCCCCGAACCAAGCGCCCTGA
- a CDS encoding sugar ABC transporter ATP-binding protein, with protein sequence MEHQAPAAVHAAGIVKRFGPTVALDDVRLTVAPGESHALVGRNGAGKSTLVSVLTGLHRPDAGEVSFNGEPAPAFGDMAAWQSKVACVYQKSMAVPDLTVAENLFLNRFDAGSRFISWRQLRRRAEELLAGYGVSVDPRTRAKDLAVEQRQFVEIARALSFGARLIVLDEPTAQLDARGIQRLFTKLRELQSRGVAFLFISHHLQEVYELCTAVTVYRDARHVITAPVAELSKDDLVTAMTGESTGGPSTWHAPVGAVRDEEPVLRTEGLTVEGEFEPLDLEARPGEVLGLAGAAASGNTALGETLVGMRRASAGRITVRGRAVKPGSVPHALDAGIGYIPEDRHLQGLVIGRSVAENATLTVTDQLGPWGTVLPSRTREFAQSMISSLDIKTQGPEQPVSGLSGGNQQKVVVARALARGPSALVAVRPTAGVDVKSKDSLLSVVRRVADEGSAAVIISDELDDLRVCDRVLALFHGRVVATFGSGWTDRELVAAMEGVGEQE encoded by the coding sequence ATGGAGCACCAGGCACCAGCCGCCGTACACGCGGCAGGCATCGTCAAGCGCTTCGGTCCGACCGTGGCGCTCGACGATGTACGCCTCACCGTCGCGCCCGGCGAGTCGCACGCGCTGGTCGGGCGCAACGGCGCGGGCAAGTCCACGCTGGTCAGCGTCCTCACCGGGTTGCACAGGCCGGACGCGGGCGAGGTGAGCTTCAACGGCGAGCCGGCGCCGGCCTTCGGGGACATGGCGGCCTGGCAGTCCAAGGTCGCCTGCGTCTACCAGAAGTCGATGGCCGTCCCTGATCTGACCGTCGCCGAGAACCTCTTTCTGAATCGCTTCGACGCCGGTAGCCGCTTCATCAGCTGGCGGCAGCTGCGGCGGCGCGCCGAGGAGCTCCTCGCCGGATACGGAGTGAGCGTCGACCCCAGGACCAGGGCGAAGGATCTCGCCGTCGAGCAGCGCCAGTTCGTGGAAATCGCCCGCGCCCTGTCCTTCGGCGCCCGGCTGATCGTCCTCGACGAACCGACCGCGCAGCTCGACGCCCGCGGAATCCAGCGGCTCTTCACCAAACTGCGCGAACTGCAGAGCCGGGGAGTGGCGTTCCTGTTCATCTCCCACCATCTGCAGGAGGTGTACGAACTGTGCACCGCCGTCACCGTCTACCGCGACGCCCGCCATGTCATCACCGCCCCGGTCGCGGAACTCTCCAAGGACGACCTGGTCACGGCCATGACGGGGGAGTCCACCGGCGGCCCGTCGACGTGGCACGCGCCCGTCGGCGCGGTCCGGGACGAGGAGCCGGTACTGCGTACCGAAGGCCTCACCGTGGAGGGCGAGTTCGAGCCGCTCGACCTGGAGGCGCGGCCCGGCGAGGTGCTGGGTCTTGCCGGGGCCGCGGCCAGCGGCAACACCGCCCTCGGTGAAACCCTGGTCGGTATGCGCAGGGCGAGCGCGGGACGGATCACCGTACGCGGCCGGGCCGTGAAGCCGGGCAGCGTCCCGCACGCGCTCGACGCCGGTATCGGTTACATCCCCGAGGACCGCCACCTCCAAGGGCTGGTCATCGGCCGCAGCGTCGCCGAGAACGCCACGCTCACCGTCACCGACCAGCTCGGCCCCTGGGGGACCGTACTGCCGTCTCGTACAAGGGAATTCGCCCAGTCCATGATCTCTTCGCTCGACATCAAGACGCAGGGACCGGAGCAGCCCGTCTCCGGCCTCTCGGGCGGCAATCAGCAGAAAGTCGTGGTCGCCCGCGCCCTGGCCCGTGGACCCAGCGCGCTGGTGGCGGTCCGGCCCACCGCGGGCGTCGATGTGAAGTCCAAGGACTCGCTGCTCTCAGTCGTACGACGGGTGGCGGACGAGGGCAGCGCGGCCGTGATCATCTCGGACGAGCTGGACGATCTGCGGGTGTGTGACCGGGTGCTCGCCCTCTTCCACGGGCGGGTGGTGGCGACGTTCGGCAGTGGGTGGACCGACCGCGAACTGGTCGCCGCCATGGAAGGTGTGGGGGAGCAGGAATGA
- a CDS encoding FadR/GntR family transcriptional regulator yields MAVTDEAIEKIKGMIVSGALRPGDRLPKESELAAELGLSRNSLREAVRALSLIRILDVRQGDGTYVTSLDPQLLLEALSFVVDFHRDDTVLEFLAVRRILEPAATAMAATRISESELDVLNAQLDALGPQPSVEELVAADLEFHRGIVQTSGNSVLCSLLDGLSGPTTRARVWRGLTQEDAVSRTLHEHRAILSALRDRDAEAAKSWATVHIASVEQWLRSTL; encoded by the coding sequence ATGGCTGTCACCGACGAGGCCATCGAGAAGATCAAGGGAATGATCGTCTCGGGCGCGCTGCGCCCCGGCGACCGCCTCCCCAAGGAGAGCGAACTCGCCGCCGAGCTGGGGCTGTCCCGCAACTCACTGCGGGAGGCGGTACGCGCGCTGTCGCTGATCCGCATCCTGGATGTACGGCAGGGTGACGGCACCTATGTGACCAGCCTGGACCCGCAGTTGCTGCTGGAGGCGCTGAGCTTCGTCGTGGACTTCCACCGGGACGACACGGTGCTGGAGTTCCTGGCCGTACGCCGCATCCTGGAACCGGCCGCCACGGCGATGGCCGCCACCCGGATCAGCGAGAGCGAACTGGACGTACTGAACGCCCAGCTGGACGCGCTCGGCCCGCAGCCCTCGGTGGAGGAACTGGTCGCCGCCGACCTGGAATTCCACCGCGGCATCGTCCAGACCTCGGGCAATTCGGTGCTCTGCTCACTGCTGGACGGGCTCTCCGGACCGACCACCCGGGCGAGGGTCTGGCGCGGGCTGACGCAGGAGGACGCGGTCAGCCGTACGCTCCACGAGCACCGGGCGATCCTGTCGGCCCTCCGCGACCGCGACGCGGAGGCGGCGAAGTCGTGGGCGACGGTGCATATCGCGAGCGTGGAGCAGTGGCTGAGGTCAACGCTGTAG
- a CDS encoding ABC transporter permease, whose product MTGTIRPLTADELKTASPRSRLRLIRWSDFSLVPVILVLMVIGFIVSPVFLTSNNLISVVQQSSELSLLVLGQALILICGRMDLSLESTIGIAPVIAMWLVLPTEGGRFAGLELMPVWTAIPLCLLVGTAIGAINGFLMLKLRVNGFIATLGMLTMLRGLHIGITEGKSITDVPESFRYLGKTDWLGAPAAVWICLALFAIGGAGLAYLRHGRALYAIGGNPEAARAAGIRVDRITWIVLAVGGLLAAFAGILYTGHYGSVAATQGNGWIFQVFAAAVIGGISLKGGRGTLLGALTGVLTLQLVVNVMTLGGVPALWNQFLNGAIIIVALVISRFASGEKQD is encoded by the coding sequence ATGACCGGGACGATACGGCCGCTCACGGCCGACGAGCTCAAGACCGCGAGCCCGCGCAGCCGGCTGCGGCTGATCCGGTGGAGCGACTTCTCGCTGGTGCCGGTGATTCTGGTGCTGATGGTGATCGGTTTCATCGTCTCGCCGGTCTTCCTCACCTCGAACAACCTGATCAGCGTGGTCCAGCAGTCTTCCGAGCTCAGCCTGCTGGTCCTCGGCCAGGCGCTGATCCTGATCTGCGGCCGGATGGATCTGTCGCTGGAGTCGACGATCGGCATCGCGCCGGTCATCGCCATGTGGCTGGTCCTGCCGACGGAGGGCGGGCGCTTCGCGGGCCTGGAGCTGATGCCGGTCTGGACGGCGATCCCGCTCTGTCTGCTGGTCGGTACGGCGATCGGCGCGATCAACGGCTTTCTGATGCTGAAGCTGCGTGTCAACGGCTTCATCGCCACGCTCGGCATGCTCACCATGCTGCGTGGCCTTCACATCGGCATCACCGAGGGCAAGTCGATCACCGATGTTCCGGAGTCCTTCAGGTACTTGGGCAAGACCGACTGGCTCGGCGCGCCGGCCGCCGTGTGGATCTGTCTGGCACTCTTCGCGATCGGCGGCGCGGGACTGGCGTATCTGCGCCACGGGCGCGCGCTGTACGCGATCGGCGGCAACCCGGAGGCGGCCCGGGCGGCCGGTATTCGCGTCGACCGGATCACCTGGATCGTGCTGGCCGTCGGCGGCCTGCTCGCCGCCTTCGCCGGCATCCTCTACACTGGCCACTACGGCTCGGTCGCGGCCACCCAGGGCAACGGCTGGATCTTTCAGGTGTTCGCCGCGGCCGTGATCGGCGGGATCAGCCTCAAGGGCGGCCGCGGCACGCTCCTCGGCGCGCTGACCGGTGTGCTGACCCTCCAGCTGGTCGTCAATGTGATGACGCTGGGCGGAGTGCCGGCGCTGTGGAACCAGTTCCTGAACGGAGCGATCATCATTGTCGCGCTGGTGATCTCCCGCTTCGCGAGCGGGGAGAAGCAGGACTGA
- a CDS encoding MIP/aquaporin family protein yields the protein MSNSDIFIGEIIGTAVLILLGGGVVAAVVLKRSKAQNAGWLAITFGWGFAVMTAVYMTGTLSGAHLNPAVTVGIAIKDGDWSNVPVYLAGQLLGAMIGATLVWIAYYGQFQAHLTDPEIISAAPHEEGLVSEEAAPKAGPVLGVFSTGPEVRVVWQNLATEIIGTTVLVLAVLTQGLNDSGKGLGVIGALITAFVVVGIGLSLGGPTGYAINPARDLGPRIVHALLPLPNKGGSDWGYAWIPVVGPLIGGALAAGIYNLAFA from the coding sequence GTGTCCAACTCCGACATCTTCATCGGCGAGATCATTGGTACCGCCGTACTCATCCTGCTCGGTGGTGGCGTGGTCGCCGCCGTCGTACTCAAGCGCTCGAAGGCGCAGAACGCCGGCTGGCTGGCGATCACCTTCGGGTGGGGATTCGCGGTCATGACCGCGGTCTACATGACGGGCACTCTTTCCGGCGCCCACCTCAACCCTGCGGTCACCGTCGGCATCGCGATCAAGGACGGGGACTGGAGCAATGTTCCGGTCTACCTCGCCGGACAGCTGCTCGGCGCCATGATCGGCGCCACTCTGGTCTGGATCGCGTACTACGGACAGTTCCAGGCCCACCTCACGGACCCGGAGATCATCTCCGCGGCGCCGCACGAGGAAGGCCTGGTCAGCGAGGAGGCCGCACCGAAGGCCGGACCGGTACTCGGCGTCTTCTCCACCGGCCCCGAGGTCCGGGTCGTGTGGCAGAACCTGGCCACCGAGATCATCGGCACCACGGTGCTCGTGCTTGCGGTCCTGACCCAGGGCCTCAACGACAGCGGCAAGGGTCTCGGCGTCATCGGCGCACTGATCACCGCGTTCGTCGTCGTCGGTATCGGCCTCTCGCTCGGCGGACCGACGGGCTACGCCATCAACCCGGCCCGCGACCTGGGCCCGCGCATAGTGCACGCGCTGCTGCCGCTGCCCAACAAGGGCGGCTCGGACTGGGGCTACGCCTGGATCCCGGTTGTCGGCCCGCTGATCGGCGGCGCCCTCGCAGCAGGTATCTACAACCTCGCGTTCGCCTAA
- the glpK gene encoding glycerol kinase GlpK: MTDTHTTGPFIAAIDQGTTSSRCIVFDTDGRIVSVDQKEHEQIFPKPGWVEHNAAEIWTNVQEVVDSAVAKAGITAADVKAIGITNQRETTVLWDKNTGEPVHNALVWQDTRTDALCKELGRNVGQDRFRRETGLPLASYFAGPKIRWLLDNVEGLRERAERGEILFGTMDSWVIWNLTGGVNGGVHVTDVTNASRTMLMNLHTLDWDEKILQSMEVPAAVLPEIRSSAEVYGTAKSGALAGVPVASALGDQQAALFGQTCFSEGEAKSTYGTGTFMLMNTGHEPVNSYNGLLTTVGYRIGDQAPVYALEGSIAVTGSLVQWMRDQMGLINSAAEIETLASSVEDNGGAYFVPAFSGLFAPYWRPDARGVIAGLTRYVTKAHIARAVLEATAWQTREISDAMTKDSGVELTALKVDGGMTSNNLLMQTLSDFLDAPVVRPMVAETTCLGAAYAAGLAVGYWPDTDALRANWRRAAEWTPHMDADQRDREYKSWLKAVERTMGWLEDDADEE, encoded by the coding sequence GTGACCGACACACACACCACCGGCCCGTTCATCGCGGCCATCGACCAGGGCACCACCTCCAGCCGCTGCATCGTCTTCGACACGGATGGCCGGATCGTCTCGGTCGACCAGAAGGAGCACGAGCAGATCTTCCCGAAGCCGGGCTGGGTGGAGCACAACGCCGCCGAGATCTGGACCAATGTCCAGGAGGTCGTCGACAGCGCGGTCGCGAAGGCGGGCATCACCGCCGCCGACGTCAAGGCCATCGGCATCACCAACCAGCGCGAGACCACCGTCCTCTGGGACAAGAACACCGGTGAGCCGGTGCACAACGCCCTGGTCTGGCAGGACACCCGTACCGACGCTCTCTGCAAGGAGCTCGGCCGCAACGTCGGCCAGGACCGTTTCCGCCGCGAGACAGGCCTGCCCCTGGCCTCGTACTTCGCCGGCCCGAAGATCCGCTGGCTGCTGGACAACGTCGAGGGCCTGCGCGAGCGCGCCGAGCGCGGCGAGATCCTCTTCGGCACCATGGACTCCTGGGTCATCTGGAACCTGACCGGCGGCGTCAACGGCGGCGTGCACGTCACCGACGTCACCAACGCCTCGCGCACCATGCTGATGAACCTGCACACCCTCGACTGGGACGAGAAGATCCTCCAGTCGATGGAGGTCCCGGCCGCGGTGCTGCCGGAGATCCGTTCCTCCGCCGAGGTGTACGGGACCGCCAAGAGCGGCGCCCTCGCCGGTGTGCCGGTCGCCTCGGCGCTCGGTGACCAGCAGGCGGCGCTGTTCGGCCAGACCTGTTTCTCCGAGGGCGAGGCCAAGTCGACGTACGGCACCGGCACCTTCATGCTGATGAACACCGGTCACGAGCCCGTCAACTCGTACAACGGCCTGCTGACGACCGTCGGCTACCGGATCGGCGACCAGGCACCGGTGTACGCCCTCGAGGGTTCCATCGCCGTCACCGGTTCGCTGGTGCAGTGGATGCGCGACCAGATGGGCCTGATCAACTCCGCGGCCGAGATCGAGACGCTCGCCTCCTCCGTCGAGGACAACGGCGGCGCGTACTTCGTGCCGGCCTTCTCCGGGCTCTTCGCGCCGTACTGGCGTCCCGACGCCCGCGGTGTGATCGCCGGTCTGACCCGCTATGTCACCAAGGCGCACATCGCCCGCGCCGTTCTCGAGGCCACCGCCTGGCAGACCCGCGAGATCAGTGACGCCATGACCAAGGACTCCGGCGTCGAGCTGACCGCGCTCAAGGTCGACGGCGGCATGACCTCCAACAACCTGCTGATGCAGACCCTCTCGGACTTCCTGGACGCACCGGTGGTGCGCCCGATGGTCGCCGAGACGACCTGCCTCGGCGCTGCCTACGCCGCCGGTCTTGCCGTCGGCTACTGGCCGGACACCGACGCGCTGCGCGCCAACTGGCGCCGGGCCGCCGAGTGGACCCCCCACATGGATGCGGACCAACGGGACCGCGAGTACAAGAGCTGGCTCAAGGCCGTCGAGCGGACCATGGGCTGGCTCGAAGACGACGCTGACGAGGAGTAA
- a CDS encoding IclR family transcriptional regulator codes for MAKNIQSLERAAAMLRLLAGGERRLGLSDIASSLDLAKGTAHGILRTLQAEGFVEQDPASGRYQLGAELLRLGNSYLDVHELRARALVWTDDLARSSGESVHLGVLHQHGVLIIHHVFRPDDSRQVLEVGAMQPLHSTALGKVLSAYDPVAHSEAMEVERKVFTPRTVTGPEDFESVLDHARARGWAADMEETWEGVASVAAPIHDRRRMPVGAVAITGAVERVCNADEVRSELVAAVRDCARAVSRDLGAQRF; via the coding sequence ATGGCGAAGAACATCCAGTCGCTCGAACGAGCGGCGGCGATGCTGCGACTGCTCGCCGGCGGAGAACGCCGACTGGGCTTGTCCGACATCGCTTCGTCGCTGGATCTGGCCAAGGGCACCGCCCACGGCATTCTGCGCACGCTCCAGGCCGAGGGCTTCGTCGAGCAGGACCCGGCGTCCGGCCGTTACCAGCTGGGGGCGGAGCTCCTGCGGCTCGGCAACAGCTACCTCGACGTGCACGAGCTGCGCGCCCGCGCCCTCGTCTGGACGGACGACCTGGCGCGCTCCAGCGGTGAGAGCGTCCACCTCGGGGTGCTGCACCAGCACGGCGTTCTGATCATCCACCACGTCTTCCGGCCGGACGACAGCCGCCAGGTCCTGGAGGTGGGGGCCATGCAGCCGTTGCACTCCACCGCACTCGGGAAGGTGCTCTCGGCGTACGACCCGGTGGCGCACAGCGAAGCGATGGAGGTCGAACGCAAGGTCTTCACGCCGCGGACCGTCACGGGCCCGGAGGACTTCGAGTCGGTGCTCGACCATGCGAGGGCGCGCGGCTGGGCGGCCGACATGGAAGAGACCTGGGAGGGCGTCGCCTCGGTGGCCGCGCCCATCCACGACCGGCGCCGCATGCCGGTGGGCGCGGTGGCCATCACGGGCGCGGTCGAGCGCGTCTGCAACGCCGACGAGGTGCGGTCCGAGCTGGTCGCGGCGGTACGGGACTGTGCCCGCGCGGTCTCCAGGGATCTGGGCGCCCAGCGCTTCTGA